DNA sequence from the Tissierellales bacterium genome:
ATGTACATTAATAATATCCCATAAAGAAGGAGAATTAGACAAGGAAGTATTTAACTCAGAAGATAAAAAAATAAATGAAGAATCAAGTTAATAGATAAAATAAAAATAGGGGCTAGACTAGCCCCTATTTTTATTTTTATTTTTTTCTTCAAAATGTGGACAATCTTTCAAAGGCGTTTTTGATGAATTTGATATTCGTTTTAGAGTACACAACCCTTCCTCTTCGTGGATACAATTTTCAGAGCAAATTATTAGCAAAAGAATCCTCCCTAATAAGTATTACTAATATTTTGTCCAATAAAATTTTAAATATAATGAATTAAAAAAGATGAAAATTTGGTAGATTATAATAGTAAGTGATATACTAGGAATGGAAAAGATTTTGAAGGGGGCGAAGAAATATGGAAATAGGAAAAGTGCCATCTGATATATTGGAAAGAATAATTTTTGAAAATATAGAAAATAAAAGAGAAGAAGTTTTAGTAAAAGCAGGAATAGGTGAAGATAATGCCATTATAGATTTTGGGGAATATGTTTGTGCTATATCTACGGATCCCATTACTGGGGCTACAAAGGATATAGGTAGCCTTGCAATACATATATCTTGTAATGATGTAGCCAGTAGTGGTGCTGAACCTATAGCTGTATTAATGACAATTATGGCACCGCCTAAGACTACTGAAGAAGATCTAAAAACTATTATGGAAGAAGCTAGTAAAGCTTCTAAAGAATTAGATGTGGAAATAGTAGGAGGGCATACGGAAATAACAGATGCCGTTAATAGGATTGTAATATCCACTACAGTAATTGGCAAACAACTAAAAGGTAAAATGTTAAATCCTAAAGAAATAAAAGTTGGAGATAAAGTATTAATGACTAAATATGCAGGAATTGAAGGTACTGCTATCCTGAGTA
Encoded proteins:
- a CDS encoding AIR synthase family protein, translating into MEIGKVPSDILERIIFENIENKREEVLVKAGIGEDNAIIDFGEYVCAISTDPITGATKDIGSLAIHISCNDVASSGAEPIAVLMTIMAPPKTTEEDLKTIMEEASKASKELDVEIVGGHTEITDAVNRIVISTTVIGKQLKGKMLNPKEIKVGDKVLMTKYAGIEGTAILSKELEENLKGKVDERLLEEANKLGSEISVVKEGKICGEIGVGYMHDITEGGLLGALWEGAKAINKGIKAYKSSIPILESTKAIANILEINPYKLISSGSMLIITDEYKTKKIKNKLLKKGIKV